One Mangrovimonas cancribranchiae DNA segment encodes these proteins:
- a CDS encoding efflux transporter outer membrane subunit, with protein sequence MNSIINKTLIVVVMATTLQSCFVAKDYTRPELDETEHLYRTDNLPQDSLSMADVSWKDMFTDTYLKQYVEEGLQNNLDIRVAIQQMAAAEAYMKQGKAGYLPSFNANAQVTHQELSSNSQFGGLFSSLDQYELSGSLSWEADIWGKIRSNKRAGEASYLQSVAAHQAVKTQLVSAIATTYYQLVAFDAQLKITEQTIAARDSSVYTIKELKNAGQVNQVAVDQNIAQYNNAKALKVELEAAIFKTENALNLLLGRPAATIERSALDNQQLEADIKLGVPATLLRNRPDVMAAEYGLINAFEMTNVARSDFYPSLTLTASGGFQSLELDELFNANSLFANIIGGLAQPIFNKRAIKTQHEVAVAQQEQALLNFKKTLLTAGNEVSNALYDYSAETEKFEFREKEVEALRNAEANSEELLKNGYANYLDLLTARQSALSAELNMIDNKLNQLLSVVNLYEALGGGWK encoded by the coding sequence ATGAATTCAATTATAAATAAAACACTCATTGTAGTTGTAATGGCTACAACCTTACAAAGTTGTTTTGTGGCAAAGGACTATACGCGTCCTGAGTTAGACGAAACAGAACATTTATATCGCACCGATAATTTACCACAAGATAGCTTGTCTATGGCAGATGTATCGTGGAAAGATATGTTTACCGATACGTATTTAAAACAGTATGTAGAAGAAGGCCTTCAAAATAATTTAGATATTCGTGTAGCCATACAACAAATGGCTGCTGCCGAGGCTTACATGAAACAAGGTAAAGCAGGGTATTTACCAAGTTTTAATGCCAATGCACAAGTCACACATCAAGAATTGTCATCAAACAGTCAATTTGGTGGTTTGTTTTCGTCCTTAGACCAATACGAACTTTCTGGAAGCTTATCTTGGGAAGCCGATATTTGGGGTAAGATACGTAGCAACAAACGTGCAGGAGAAGCTAGTTATTTGCAAAGTGTAGCAGCCCATCAAGCTGTAAAAACACAGCTAGTATCAGCTATTGCTACAACGTATTATCAGTTAGTCGCTTTCGATGCTCAATTAAAAATTACCGAGCAAACTATTGCTGCCAGAGATAGTAGTGTTTACACCATAAAAGAGCTAAAAAATGCAGGACAGGTAAACCAAGTTGCCGTAGACCAAAATATTGCTCAGTATAACAATGCTAAAGCTTTAAAAGTAGAATTAGAAGCGGCTATTTTTAAAACCGAAAATGCTTTAAACTTACTTTTAGGTCGGCCAGCAGCAACGATAGAACGCAGTGCTTTAGATAATCAGCAATTGGAGGCCGATATCAAATTAGGCGTTCCAGCAACCTTATTACGTAATAGACCAGATGTCATGGCTGCCGAATATGGCTTAATTAATGCATTTGAAATGACTAATGTTGCCCGAAGCGATTTTTACCCTTCGTTAACATTAACAGCGAGTGGTGGTTTTCAAAGTTTGGAGCTAGATGAGTTATTCAATGCCAACTCGTTATTTGCAAATATTATTGGCGGTTTAGCACAGCCTATTTTTAATAAACGCGCTATAAAAACACAACATGAAGTAGCTGTAGCACAACAGGAACAAGCATTATTGAATTTTAAGAAAACATTATTAACCGCAGGTAATGAAGTGTCAAATGCGTTATACGATTATAGTGCTGAAACCGAGAAGTTTGAGTTTAGAGAAAAAGAAGTAGAAGCATTACGTAATGCCGAAGCAAACTCAGAAGAGTTACTTAAAAATGGTTATGCTAACTACTTAGATTTATTAACAGCTAGACAAAGTGCTTTAAGTGCAGAACTTAATATGATTGATAATAAACTTAATCAACTATTAAGTGTGGTAAATTTATATGAAGCGCTTGGTGGTGGCTGGAAATAG
- a CDS encoding DUF3861 domain-containing protein, with amino-acid sequence MGKKNNRYSINLKELALKDESLAEKSVEFEFENHDNIFNIIDILKSKELFDKDSESVEFAVGLKLFSEVMLKNRKHELFEDFFPHFGEFMKKLKAM; translated from the coding sequence ATGGGAAAGAAAAATAATAGATATAGCATAAATCTTAAAGAATTGGCTTTAAAAGATGAATCTTTAGCCGAAAAAAGCGTTGAGTTTGAATTTGAAAACCATGATAATATCTTTAATATCATAGATATCTTAAAATCTAAAGAACTATTTGATAAAGACAGTGAATCTGTTGAATTTGCTGTTGGTTTAAAGTTGTTTAGTGAAGTCATGCTAAAAAATAGAAAACACGAACTTTTTGAAGATTTCTTTCCCCATTTTGGAGAATTTATGAAGAAGCTTAAAGCTATGTAG
- a CDS encoding universal stress protein, with product MRPILVATNFSERSNNAVLYAASLAKLFNSKLILFNAFRLPIHAANSRLTVKTMDGLIKKNNDKLKEQALSLSKEFNINVEYECKYVDLEQEIEYLMEVNNSRLLVMGMSPKSMEQNLLGNPTTTLISMRKFPVLAVPLNAKFSGIKNVLFACDLMEAIPLKSLARLRQIAMQLQSNVTVFHVENKINELLSKGEVLQNIDNELEPITHIYKNVKSNAVIEEIEKEIKASKADLLVMIPKKYGFWESIVHKSKTRVMASGINIPLLSIAVE from the coding sequence ATGAGACCTATCTTAGTTGCTACTAATTTTTCAGAGCGATCTAACAATGCTGTTTTATATGCAGCTTCGCTTGCTAAATTATTCAACTCAAAATTAATATTGTTTAATGCATTTAGGCTACCTATACATGCAGCTAACTCTAGGTTAACTGTAAAAACTATGGATGGTTTAATTAAGAAGAATAATGATAAATTAAAGGAACAAGCGTTGAGTTTATCAAAAGAATTTAATATTAATGTTGAGTACGAGTGTAAATATGTTGATTTAGAGCAAGAGATAGAATACTTAATGGAGGTGAATAATTCGCGTTTATTGGTTATGGGAATGTCTCCAAAATCTATGGAACAAAACTTATTAGGAAACCCAACAACAACGTTAATTAGTATGAGAAAGTTTCCTGTACTTGCAGTGCCATTAAATGCTAAATTTTCTGGTATTAAAAATGTGCTTTTTGCATGCGATTTAATGGAAGCTATACCACTAAAATCTTTAGCAAGATTAAGACAGATAGCAATGCAATTACAATCTAATGTTACTGTATTTCATGTAGAAAACAAGATAAACGAACTTTTATCAAAGGGTGAAGTGCTACAAAATATTGATAACGAATTAGAGCCAATTACACACATTTACAAAAATGTAAAGTCTAATGCCGTAATCGAAGAAATAGAGAAAGAAATTAAAGCCTCAAAAGCTGATTTACTAGTAATGATTCCTAAAAAATATGGATTTTGGGAATCCATAGTTCATAAAAGTAAAACCAGAGTTATGGCTTCTGGGATAAATATTCCATTATTATCCATAGCAGTAGAATAG
- a CDS encoding TetR/AcrR family transcriptional regulator translates to MIDKCELIKAAVDSFTKFGSKRYTLDELATSVGISKKTIYKFYNSKEDLVVDSVSFLVTDFEKTVSDIITKQQDPLVCIIEIYKHGFERLKHFKPSFIFGLKKYYPKANQVFDAFRDNIVNNTIYGLLQQAQQKELINTDVNLKLFCELYFNRFEEMAFKNNALFEIYSNAELLNHFVIYNLKGISNKGYSNPYY, encoded by the coding sequence ATGATAGACAAATGCGAATTGATAAAAGCTGCCGTTGACAGTTTTACAAAGTTTGGGAGTAAACGTTACACCTTAGACGAACTAGCAACATCAGTTGGCATTTCTAAAAAAACTATTTATAAATTTTACAATAGCAAAGAGGATCTAGTTGTAGATAGTGTGTCGTTTTTAGTAACAGATTTTGAAAAAACGGTTAGCGACATTATTACGAAACAGCAAGATCCTCTTGTTTGTATTATTGAAATTTACAAGCACGGTTTTGAACGTTTAAAACATTTTAAGCCGTCTTTTATATTTGGGCTAAAAAAATATTACCCAAAAGCAAATCAAGTGTTCGATGCCTTTAGAGATAATATTGTAAATAATACTATTTATGGGTTATTACAACAAGCACAACAAAAAGAACTTATTAATACCGATGTTAATCTAAAACTTTTTTGCGAGTTGTATTTTAATAGATTTGAAGAAATGGCCTTTAAAAATAATGCTCTTTTTGAAATATACTCGAATGCCGAGCTATTAAATCATTTTGTGATATATAACTTAAAAGGCATTTCAAACAAAGGATATTCTAACCCTTATTATTAA
- a CDS encoding prolyl oligopeptidase family serine peptidase: MKYLLFLSLSFLLSFSGFTQVKNTSTLAIDDIMKGEDFVGYLPTNISWSENSNDIYFSWNPDNDTIRSTYKVNVATKAIEKMTFNDLKAKTSHGDFSSDFTMKVYAKGGDIFLMNTHNYSIKRITHTVERESNPVFSGDNKSIVYKKGNNLYQWDINSGTTKQLTYFKTGKKPYDKKSSSQEEWLENDQLALFDILSEREHQKQAKQYRREQSTLKQLEPTYIGKWRLANLAISPSLKYVVYKLYKAPNRKNTIVPDFVTKSGYTKDLNARSKVGSKQYNYQTWILNLNTNKTYQVKTNEIEGIKNKPEFLKDYTENLEGYSNTYDEPKPVNFGNPIFSEDDKTLINITSQDYKDRWIMTINLEDGSLNLVDYQHDDAWIGGPGIGWFSRPEMGWLNQETVWYKSEKTGYAHLYTTNVTSGKTSALTKGQFEIQTATLSKDKSTFYITSNKVSPHETHFYHLSVNGGKLHKITTKKGGHEVTISPDETKLAIRYSYKNKPWELYIMDNTPKATMTQLTNSTSEDFESYSWKDPEIISFKARDGAKVPATLFKPNPEKSNGAAIIFVHGAGYLQNVHQWWSSYYREYMFHNLLADNGYTVLNIDFRASNGYGRDWRTAIYRHMGGKDLTDQIDGAKYLVEHHNISKEKLGIYGGSYGGFITLMAMFKAPKTFKSGAALRSVTDWAHYNHGYTANILNTPVEDPKAYKRSSPIYFADGLKGHLLMLHGMVDTNVQFQDVVRLSQRLIELKKDHWELALFPMEGHGFIESSSWSDEYRRIFKLFQETLNN, from the coding sequence ATGAAATATCTTCTGTTTTTATCGCTTTCATTCTTGTTATCATTTTCTGGATTCACTCAAGTAAAAAACACCTCAACACTTGCTATTGATGACATCATGAAAGGCGAGGACTTTGTAGGCTACTTACCTACAAACATTAGTTGGTCCGAGAACAGTAACGATATTTATTTTAGTTGGAACCCAGATAACGATACCATTCGGTCTACATACAAGGTTAATGTTGCTACAAAAGCCATTGAAAAAATGACTTTTAACGATTTAAAAGCAAAAACCAGTCATGGCGATTTTTCAAGCGATTTCACCATGAAAGTTTATGCTAAAGGCGGTGATATTTTTTTAATGAATACCCATAATTACAGTATTAAACGCATTACGCATACTGTTGAAAGAGAAAGTAACCCTGTTTTCTCTGGTGATAACAAAAGTATTGTTTACAAAAAAGGTAATAACTTATATCAATGGGATATTAATTCTGGCACAACAAAGCAACTCACCTATTTTAAAACAGGAAAAAAACCTTATGATAAAAAATCTTCCTCTCAAGAAGAGTGGTTAGAAAACGACCAACTAGCTCTTTTTGATATTTTAAGCGAGAGAGAACACCAAAAACAAGCCAAACAATACAGACGCGAACAAAGCACATTAAAACAGTTAGAACCTACTTATATTGGAAAATGGCGATTAGCTAACTTGGCTATTTCACCCAGTTTAAAGTATGTTGTTTACAAACTTTATAAAGCACCTAATAGAAAAAACACTATTGTTCCTGATTTTGTAACCAAAAGCGGATACACTAAAGATTTAAATGCCCGTTCAAAAGTTGGTAGTAAGCAATATAACTACCAAACTTGGATTTTAAACCTTAACACAAATAAAACTTACCAAGTAAAAACTAATGAAATCGAAGGCATTAAAAATAAACCTGAATTTTTAAAAGACTACACCGAAAATTTAGAAGGATACAGCAATACCTACGACGAACCAAAACCTGTAAATTTTGGTAATCCTATATTTTCTGAAGATGATAAAACGCTAATAAATATCACCTCGCAAGATTACAAAGACCGTTGGATTATGACAATTAATTTAGAAGACGGTAGCTTAAACCTTGTAGATTATCAACATGATGATGCTTGGATTGGCGGTCCTGGTATTGGCTGGTTTTCTAGACCAGAAATGGGGTGGTTAAACCAGGAAACTGTTTGGTATAAATCTGAAAAAACTGGTTATGCTCACCTTTACACTACAAATGTAACTTCTGGAAAAACATCAGCTCTAACAAAAGGACAATTCGAAATCCAAACTGCAACACTTTCTAAAGACAAGTCCACCTTTTACATAACTAGTAATAAGGTTAGTCCACATGAAACACATTTTTATCACTTATCTGTAAATGGCGGAAAACTCCATAAAATAACCACAAAAAAAGGAGGTCATGAAGTTACCATTTCTCCTGATGAAACTAAATTAGCCATACGATATTCCTATAAAAATAAGCCTTGGGAATTATATATTATGGATAACACACCTAAGGCAACCATGACACAACTTACCAACTCTACTTCAGAAGATTTTGAATCTTATTCATGGAAAGATCCCGAAATTATATCATTTAAAGCCAGAGATGGCGCAAAAGTTCCTGCTACATTATTTAAACCAAACCCTGAAAAAAGTAATGGTGCCGCCATAATTTTTGTTCACGGTGCTGGTTATTTACAAAATGTGCATCAATGGTGGTCGTCTTACTATCGTGAATATATGTTTCATAACCTCTTAGCAGATAATGGTTATACGGTTTTAAATATTGATTTTAGAGCTAGTAATGGCTATGGTAGAGACTGGCGAACGGCCATTTACAGACACATGGGAGGGAAAGACTTAACCGATCAAATTGATGGTGCTAAATACCTTGTAGAGCATCATAACATCTCTAAAGAAAAACTTGGTATTTATGGCGGCTCCTATGGCGGGTTTATTACTTTAATGGCTATGTTTAAAGCGCCTAAAACCTTTAAAAGTGGTGCAGCATTACGTTCGGTTACAGATTGGGCACATTACAATCATGGCTATACTGCAAATATTTTAAATACACCTGTTGAAGATCCTAAAGCTTATAAACGCAGTTCACCTATTTATTTTGCCGATGGCTTAAAAGGACACCTTTTAATGTTGCATGGTATGGTTGATACTAATGTACAATTTCAAGATGTTGTGAGACTTTCGCAACGCTTAATAGAGTTGAAAAAAGACCATTGGGAATTGGCTTTATTTCCTATGGAAGGTCACGGATTTATTGAGAGCAGTAGTTGGTCTGATGAGTACAGACGCATTTTTAAACTGTTTCAAGAAACACTAAACAATTAA
- a CDS encoding NAD(P)H-dependent glycerol-3-phosphate dehydrogenase, whose amino-acid sequence METPLKYAVFGAGSWATAIVKMLCENLDEVGWYMRSVYIKEHLLKEDHNPSYLSSVEFDTAQLKLSNDINDMAKWADVLIFVIPSAFMYSELEKLTADISNKTIVSAVKGIIPESGLLVGEHFHDVYKIPFENIAVIAGPCHAEEVALERLSYLTISCADTKKAKAIAKNLSSDYIQTKTSDDVIGTEYAVMLKNIYAIAAGIAHGLGYGDNFQSVLMSNAIREMKRFIKKRHKMKRNINNSAYLGDLLVTGYSTFSRNRMFGNMIGKGYTVKSAQMEMNMVAEGYYATKSAHLLNEQSKKKTRTPIINAVYDVLYEGKNPKKVFNKLTEKLD is encoded by the coding sequence ATGGAAACACCTTTAAAATATGCCGTTTTTGGTGCTGGAAGTTGGGCCACTGCAATTGTAAAAATGCTATGTGAGAATTTAGATGAAGTAGGTTGGTACATGCGTAGCGTTTATATTAAAGAACACCTATTAAAAGAAGATCATAACCCAAGTTATTTAAGCTCGGTCGAGTTTGATACCGCACAATTAAAACTTAGTAACGACATTAATGATATGGCCAAATGGGCTGATGTGCTCATATTTGTTATCCCCTCTGCTTTTATGTATTCTGAATTAGAAAAACTAACGGCAGATATTTCAAACAAAACCATTGTTTCGGCTGTAAAAGGTATTATTCCTGAGTCTGGCTTACTAGTTGGCGAGCATTTTCATGATGTTTATAAGATTCCGTTTGAAAACATTGCTGTTATTGCAGGCCCTTGCCATGCCGAAGAAGTTGCCTTAGAGCGTTTATCATATCTTACCATTTCTTGTGCCGACACAAAAAAAGCAAAAGCCATTGCTAAAAACCTTTCTAGCGACTATATACAAACCAAAACTAGTGATGATGTTATTGGCACCGAATATGCCGTTATGTTAAAAAACATATATGCTATTGCTGCAGGAATTGCTCATGGCTTGGGGTATGGCGACAACTTCCAGAGTGTCCTTATGAGTAATGCTATTCGCGAAATGAAACGCTTTATTAAAAAGCGCCATAAAATGAAACGAAATATTAACAACTCGGCTTATTTAGGTGATTTATTAGTAACGGGATACTCTACATTTTCTCGAAACCGTATGTTTGGCAATATGATTGGTAAAGGCTACACCGTAAAATCGGCACAAATGGAAATGAATATGGTTGCCGAAGGATATTATGCCACAAAAAGCGCCCATTTATTAAACGAACAAAGCAAAAAGAAAACACGAACGCCTATTATTAATGCCGTTTACGATGTATTATACGAAGGTAAAAACCCTAAAAAAGTGTTTAATAAGTTAACCGAGAAGTTAGATTGA
- a CDS encoding nicotinic acid mononucleotide adenyltransferase — translation MKTLKLLFAFTLTAFLFTSCIYEEEVVYDNYNPGPTHTVTSDDILRSYELWYVDINQTIGYGSTPFMEIAFTLSFRNGVLYANNNLVGFGSQGNGFGIPVGDYDAYNMILDVYHDIDGYQTFDVYEVDYNTIELYNPYTDTSYFLHGYQRNTFDYDFVFYDNIHYFLQEYEAWEKTYTSNYGELNEFDNENYLQFLAGGNDSEFRSSQDPVGLNPENLYWDYTGVYGVGNVANNMYLKTLTLDYDYFDNEHFELSVLNDQRVELYHPSSGTLYEFTGRGYIQYMRNAAGKQTQEPKKRKQKTEKKANPRKNTRKS, via the coding sequence ATGAAAACTTTAAAACTACTTTTTGCATTCACATTAACAGCCTTTTTATTTACCTCGTGTATTTATGAAGAAGAAGTTGTTTACGATAACTACAATCCAGGCCCAACACATACGGTAACATCTGATGATATACTACGTTCTTACGAGTTATGGTACGTAGATATTAATCAAACTATAGGTTACGGAAGTACGCCTTTTATGGAAATAGCGTTTACTTTATCGTTTAGAAACGGGGTGTTATATGCCAACAATAATTTAGTAGGTTTTGGAAGTCAGGGTAATGGTTTTGGTATACCAGTTGGTGATTACGATGCCTATAACATGATACTAGATGTGTACCACGATATAGATGGATACCAAACATTTGATGTTTATGAAGTCGATTATAATACCATAGAATTATACAATCCTTATACAGATACATCGTATTTTTTACATGGCTATCAACGCAATACGTTTGATTATGATTTTGTGTTTTACGATAATATCCACTATTTCCTTCAAGAATATGAAGCTTGGGAGAAAACCTATACAAGTAATTATGGTGAATTAAATGAATTTGACAATGAAAATTACTTGCAATTTTTAGCAGGAGGAAACGACTCAGAATTTAGAAGTTCTCAAGATCCTGTAGGGTTAAACCCAGAAAATTTATATTGGGATTATACAGGAGTTTATGGTGTAGGTAATGTTGCTAACAATATGTACTTAAAAACATTAACCTTAGACTACGATTATTTTGATAACGAACATTTTGAGTTAAGTGTATTAAATGATCAGCGTGTCGAACTGTATCATCCATCCTCAGGAACTCTATACGAATTTACAGGACGAGGTTATATACAATACATGAGAAATGCTGCAGGCAAGCAAACACAAGAGCCTAAAAAGCGTAAACAAAAAACAGAGAAAAAAGCAAACCCAAGAAAAAATACAAGAAAGTCATAA
- the lysM gene encoding peptidoglycan-binding protein LysM — translation MGLFSFIKDAGAKIFGGKTSAEKAAEAKAEAAEAKLKAEEAAANTLEETISDLSLQVENLNIHIDDDKATVTGAAYDQATKEKVVLVVGNSAGIATVDDQMTVENPEPEAQFHTVVSGDTLGKIAKKYYGNAMKYPVIFEANKPMLKDPDLIYPGQVLRIPALD, via the coding sequence ATGGGATTATTTTCATTTATTAAAGATGCAGGAGCAAAAATTTTTGGCGGAAAAACTTCAGCAGAAAAAGCCGCCGAAGCTAAAGCTGAAGCTGCAGAAGCCAAGTTAAAAGCAGAAGAAGCTGCTGCAAACACATTAGAAGAAACCATTTCAGATTTATCATTACAAGTCGAAAATTTAAACATTCATATTGATGATGATAAAGCTACTGTAACAGGTGCTGCTTACGATCAAGCCACCAAAGAAAAAGTGGTATTAGTTGTAGGTAATTCGGCAGGAATTGCCACAGTTGACGACCAAATGACGGTTGAAAACCCAGAGCCAGAGGCGCAATTTCATACCGTTGTAAGTGGCGATACCTTAGGGAAAATTGCTAAAAAATATTACGGAAACGCGATGAAATACCCTGTTATCTTTGAAGCCAATAAGCCTATGCTTAAAGATCCAGATTTAATTTACCCAGGACAAGTATTACGTATTCCTGCGTTGGACTAA
- the nadD gene encoding nicotinate (nicotinamide) nucleotide adenylyltransferase, translated as MKIGLYFGTFNPIHIGHLVIANYMVEFSDLDKVWFVITPHSPFKKKSSLLDDHHRYEMVYRATEAYDKLEPSNIEFNLPQPNYTVNTLTHLYEKHPNHEFSLIMGEDNLKSFHKWKNYQVILEHHDIYVYPRISKGSIETRFDDHTKIHHINAPIMELSSTFIRSSIKEGKNIKPMLPENVWEYIDEMNFYKS; from the coding sequence ATGAAAATAGGGTTATACTTTGGCACCTTCAATCCCATTCATATTGGTCATTTAGTTATTGCCAATTATATGGTTGAGTTTAGCGATTTAGACAAAGTTTGGTTTGTAATTACGCCACATAGCCCATTTAAGAAAAAAAGCTCGTTGTTAGATGATCATCATCGCTACGAAATGGTGTATCGCGCCACCGAAGCTTACGACAAACTTGAACCAAGTAATATTGAATTTAATTTACCACAACCCAATTACACTGTTAATACCTTAACCCATCTTTACGAAAAACACCCTAATCATGAGTTCTCGTTAATTATGGGTGAAGACAATTTAAAAAGTTTTCATAAGTGGAAAAACTATCAGGTTATTTTAGAACATCATGATATTTATGTGTATCCACGAATTTCAAAAGGAAGTATTGAAACACGTTTTGATGATCATACAAAAATTCATCATATTAACGCACCCATAATGGAGTTATCCTCCACATTTATTCGCTCAAGCATAAAAGAAGGCAAAAATATTAAGCCCATGCTTCCTGAAAACGTTTGGGAATATATTGATGAAATGAATTTTTATAAGTCATAA
- the gmk gene encoding guanylate kinase has product MQQEGKLIVFSAPSGSGKTTIVRHLLKQKELGLEFSISATSRDKRGEEVDGKDYYFLSFEEFKQKIKNDEFLEWEEVYRDNFYGTLKTEVERIWAKGKHVIFDIDVSGGLRIKRKFPKETLAIFVKPPSIDELKIRLKKRQTETNDKINMRIAKASAELATAPLFDHIVINDTLEHALEESYNLVSEFIKQKA; this is encoded by the coding sequence ATGCAACAAGAGGGCAAACTTATTGTGTTTTCGGCACCTTCGGGCTCAGGAAAAACTACTATAGTAAGGCACTTACTTAAACAAAAAGAGTTAGGCTTAGAGTTTTCCATTTCGGCTACCTCGCGCGATAAACGCGGTGAAGAGGTTGATGGCAAAGATTACTATTTCTTATCGTTTGAAGAATTTAAGCAAAAAATTAAAAACGATGAGTTTTTAGAATGGGAAGAAGTGTATCGCGATAATTTTTATGGTACACTAAAAACCGAAGTTGAACGTATTTGGGCAAAAGGCAAACACGTTATTTTTGATATTGATGTGTCTGGCGGCTTACGTATTAAACGTAAATTTCCAAAGGAAACCTTGGCCATTTTTGTAAAACCACCAAGTATAGACGAACTTAAAATCAGGCTTAAAAAACGTCAAACAGAAACCAACGATAAAATCAATATGCGTATTGCTAAAGCTTCTGCAGAATTGGCTACAGCACCTTTGTTTGATCATATTGTAATTAACGACACTTTAGAACACGCTTTAGAAGAATCGTATAATTTAGTTTCGGAATTTATAAAACAAAAGGCATGA
- a CDS encoding YicC/YloC family endoribonuclease, with amino-acid sequence MIQSMTGYGKTVVQLPTKKISLEIKSLNSKNLDLNARMPSVYREKELEIRKRIASVLNRGKVDFSLYMEITGEDTSSQINKTVVREYIKQLKEVVDGNETELLKMAVRLPDAITTERDEIDDDEWKTISNAIDETLKKIEQYRIDEGKSLETDFINRVENISQLLDDVIAIDPERIEGVRARLEKGIADIKEKVDENRFEQELVYYIEKYDITEEKVRLKNHLDYFLKVLNSKESNGKKLGFIGQEMGREINTIGSKSNYAPMQKLVVQMKDELEKIKEQLLNVL; translated from the coding sequence ATGATTCAATCTATGACAGGTTATGGGAAAACCGTGGTACAACTTCCTACCAAAAAAATCTCCTTAGAAATAAAATCGTTAAACAGTAAAAACCTAGATTTAAACGCTAGAATGCCTTCTGTTTACAGAGAAAAAGAACTGGAGATAAGAAAACGCATTGCATCGGTTTTAAATCGTGGTAAGGTGGATTTTTCATTATATATGGAAATTACAGGCGAAGACACGTCTTCTCAAATTAATAAAACGGTTGTTAGAGAATACATAAAACAACTAAAAGAGGTTGTTGATGGCAATGAAACCGAACTCTTAAAAATGGCCGTGCGCTTACCTGATGCCATAACTACAGAACGTGACGAAATTGATGATGATGAATGGAAAACTATTTCGAATGCTATTGATGAAACACTTAAAAAAATTGAACAATACCGTATAGACGAGGGTAAAAGTTTGGAAACCGATTTTATAAATCGTGTAGAGAACATTAGTCAGCTTTTAGACGATGTTATCGCTATAGATCCCGAACGTATTGAAGGCGTAAGAGCGCGTTTGGAAAAAGGCATTGCAGACATTAAAGAAAAAGTAGACGAAAATCGTTTTGAGCAAGAACTAGTTTACTACATTGAAAAATATGATATTACCGAAGAAAAAGTACGTTTAAAAAATCATTTAGATTACTTTTTAAAAGTATTAAACTCTAAAGAATCCAACGGAAAAAAACTAGGATTTATTGGCCAGGAAATGGGGCGTGAAATTAATACCATTGGGTCAAAATCTAATTACGCACCTATGCAAAAATTAGTCGTTCAAATGAAAGACGAGCTAGAAAAAATTAAAGAACAACTTTTAAACGTACTGTAA
- a CDS encoding acyl-CoA thioesterase has product MFKKEFEIRWSDVDANRHLANSAYTNFMSHTRMAFLIESGFGMKELAKYNIGPVVFYEHMFYFKEAFMGKPLTVTLEVSGLSEDGTFFMFDHNFYNHKGEHLAHCEMLGAWMDLKGRKLTDLPGDLLEIANAFPKAKHYKTLTKEDTRKHGKKPVNLN; this is encoded by the coding sequence ATGTTTAAAAAAGAATTTGAAATCCGTTGGAGCGATGTAGATGCTAACAGACATTTAGCAAATAGTGCTTACACCAATTTTATGAGTCATACTAGAATGGCTTTTTTAATTGAAAGCGGCTTTGGTATGAAGGAACTTGCTAAGTATAATATTGGACCAGTGGTATTTTACGAGCATATGTTTTATTTTAAAGAAGCGTTCATGGGAAAGCCTTTAACGGTAACCTTGGAGGTTTCTGGGCTAAGTGAAGATGGTACGTTTTTTATGTTCGACCATAATTTTTATAACCATAAAGGTGAGCATTTAGCACATTGCGAAATGTTAGGCGCTTGGATGGATTTAAAAGGACGTAAATTAACCGATTTGCCAGGAGATTTACTAGAAATAGCCAATGCATTTCCTAAAGCAAAACATTATAAAACACTTACTAAAGAAGATACAAGAAAACACGGTAAAAAGCCAGTAAATTTAAATTAA